Within Nocardioides rotundus, the genomic segment CCACAACGCGCTGCGCCTGGGTGAAGACGCGCAGGACAAGGAGAACGACTACGTCATGCTCTCCGACATCTTCCCCACCGGCTACCACGCCACCGAGATGGCCGGCGTGATCCCGGGCGACAGCGTCGTGATCGCCGGGGCCGGCCCCGTGGGACTGATGGCCGCCCTGTCCGCGACGATCAAGGGCGCCGCGAAGGTCATGGTGGTCGATCGCCACCCCGACCGCCTCGCGCTGGCCGAGCAGATCGGAGCGATCGCCATCGACGACTCCAAGGTCGACCCCGTGCAGGCTGTGCTGGACGAGACCATGGGGCTCGGAGCCGACCGTGGCTGCGAGTGTGTCGGCTACCAGGCCCACGACCCGCAGGGGAACGAAGACCCGGCTGCCACCTTGAACATGCTCATCAACTCGGTCCGGTTCACCGGCGGGATCGGCACCGTCGGCGTGTTCGTCCCCGAGGACCCGGGGGCCAAGGGCGAATTGGCCAAACAGGGCAAGGCGGCCATCGACTTCGGCACCCACTGGTTCAAGGGACAGACCATGGGCAACGGTCAGTGCCCGGTCAAGAAGTACAACCGCCGGCTGCGAGACCTCATCGCGGCTGACAAGGCGAAGCCGTCCTGGATCGTCTCCCACGAGATCTCGCTGGACCAGGCCGCCGACGCCTACAGGAACTTCGACTCCAGGTCCGAGGGCTGGACCAAGGTCGTCATCAAGCCCGGCATGTCAAACGGAAAGAAAGCAAACTGATATGGCAGCAGATCTTCAGGGCAAGAGGGTCGCGATCCTCGCCGCCGACGGCGTCGAACGCGTTGAGCTCGAGCAACCCCGCGAAGTACTGGACCGCGCGGGCGCTCAGACCGAGGTCCTCTCCATCCACGACGGCGAGATCAAGGCCCGTAAGAACGACCTGGATGAAGCGGGCACGTTCACCGTCGACGGGCTGGTCGCCGACGCCTCGGTGGGCGACTACGACGCCCTGCTGCTTCCCGGCGGCACGGTGAACCCCGACCAGCTCCGGGTCGACGAGGGCGCCGTTTCCTTCGTCCGCGACTTCGTCGAGAGCGGCAAGCCAGTGGCTGCGATCTGTCACGGGCCGTGGACGTTGATCGAGGCCGGCGTGGCCACCGGTCGCACCCTGACGTCCTTCCCGAGCATCCGCACGGATCTGCGCAATGCCGGCGCGAACGTCGTTGACCAGGAGGTCGTGGTCGACACGAATCTCATCACCAGCCGCTCGCCGGAGGACCTGCCGGCGTTCTCCGAGGCGATCGTGTCGCAACTCGCGGGCACCACGATAAAGGAAGAGGCGACGTCATGAGTGTGACCAAGGGATTGCTGGTCAGGTTTGACGCGTTGCCCGGCAAGGAGGACGACGTGAAGGAGTTCCTTGACAGCGGCCGTGCGCTTGTCGAGGACGAGCAGGCGACCACCGCGTGGTTCGCGATCCGCCTCGGGCCGACCTCGTTCGGGATCTTCGACGTGTTCCCCGATGACGCCGGACGTGACGCCCACCTGTCCGGGCCTGTTGCGGTAGCTCTCGGCGAGCAGACCGGCACGTTGTTCTCCGAACCGACGATCGAGAAGCTCGACGTGTTGGGCTCCAAACTCCACGCCTGACACCACAGACCGGGAGTACTGAGCCTGACATGAGGGGTCGCTGCGCGCGGTGACTCTTCGGGCTGACACAGCCCGTTGACGTCGTGGCAGCGGCCCCTTCTCCTGCGGCGTATCGCACATCCCTAACAGATCGAGGAACCGCGATGACAGAAACTGACGACGACGTTGCTCCGACGCGTTCACCCGAGGTAGCAGTGATCGGGGGCGGGATCGTCGGCCTGTCGACGGCGTACGCGCTGCGGGAGCAGGGCGTGCCGGTGCGCTTGTACGAGGCCGGTCTGCCCGGAACGGGTCAGTCCGCAGGCGAGTCGCGGATCTTCCGGCATGCCCACGACGACCCGCGACTCGTCGCTCTCGCGCGCGAAAGCCGCGGAGTATGGGATGAGTGGGCCGAACACTTCGACGTCGAGCTGGTCTCATCAGACGGTGTCGTGGCGATCGGCGACAGCGCCCTGGCGCGGCTGCGGGTGCTCGACCAGGTCGGCGGCGTGAAAGCGCGCGAGATCGATGCAGCCGAGCTCGCCCAACGGATGCCGCTGCTCGCTGGGTACTCGGGGCCAGCGGTGCTCGACGAGTCGGGCGGCGCGATCCGCACCCGCACCGCGATCACGGCACTCGCGGGTGCCCTCGCAGATGCCGTCACCACCGCAGAGGTCATCTCCATCGATCCCCGCGCCGATGGGACGGTCGAGGTGCGCAGCGTCACCGACCGGGCTGTCTACTCCAAAGTGGTCGTGTGCGCCGGCCGCGAAACCGCCCGCCTGGCCCGCAGCGTCGGCCTGTCGCTGCCGGTTCGCCTTGCCGCACACGTCCGGCTGACCTTCGACGTGAAAGCCGCCGCCCCGGCACGAGTCGCGTGCCTGCAGGACAGCAGCGGCGTCTTCGGCGAAGTCGGCGTGTACGCGACGCCGCTACCGGGCAACAGCAGTTATTCGGTCGGACTCAGCGAGACCGTCGGCGTCCGCGACGACGGAACGTTCATCGACCCTGCGGCGATTCGATCGCTGGACGAACGCGCGCGCGAATACGTGACACGGGCGCTGCCTGGTCTCCACCCAGAGCCGCGCGACTTCCTTCACTGCTGGGTGACCGACCTCCCATGGAGCGAGGACGGCGTGGCCGTGTGGGAGGCAGGCTCTGTCCTGTTCGTGGCCGGTCACAATCTGTTCAAGCAGGCACCTGCGCTGGGGCGCGCTCTCGCCCGAGCCGCGACAGGTGCAGGTCTCGCCGCCGAGCTCGAGCACGGGGCGCGCCTGGGTGAACCACGGCAATAGGCTCCCGATCCACTCGACGTAGCATCCACGGGTCCTTCTGTGCGCGGCAGCCGACTGGCAAGGGCAAGCGTAGGTTGAGGTATGGATCAACAAGACCTTTCCCTGTTCACCCAGTGCACACCCCGCCCGCTCATCGGCATGAGCGTGCACAAGGGAAGCGGCCGCGGGGGAGTGCCGGCGCCTGTAGCTCTCGCCGTGCCCGGGATGCGACGAGGGGCTCCGGCGACGCCGGAGCCCTCGTACTCGAATCTGTTGAGCTCGAGCTCTACGTGCACAAGTGACTACAGGTCGTAGTAGTGATCGACGCACCCATGTTGAACTGCGCGAACGCGAGTTCGGCTGGCGTTGGGGCGTCCGTGAGGCCGCACGTTGCCGAGTTCAGCTCGGGACCAGGGCGGTGACCTTGGCCAGGTCGTCGGCGTGCAGGTCGCGCTCGACCTCGAGGTCGTAGTCGGTCTGGATGTTGATCCAGAAGCGGTCGTCGACGCCGAGGGCCTTGGACAGGCGCAGGGCGGTGTCGGTGGTGATGGCGCGCTTGCCGTGCACGATCTGGCTGATTCGGGTCTGGGGGAGACCGGTGGCCTGGGCGAGGCGCTACTGGCTGATGCCCAGCCTCGCGAGCCGCGAGGTCCCGGGTCTGTGCGCGCATCCCCGATCCTTCTGACAGTGGTCGTCGGGGGACAGGTGTGCAGACAGCGTTCGGCCAACACCAGGGACCGTCGTCCAAGACGCTGATGTCGCTGGACGAGGACGGTGACGAGGAGCCAGGCGCGGCAGACACGCTCCCGGAGCCCGGAGCCCGGAGCCCGGAGCCCGGAGCTGGCTGAAGGTCGCCCAGGCACTCCAACGGCCCCGCTCACGGCCAAACACTCACGCGTTGGGCATCCCGGAAGCCGATCGGTATTCGGGGCGGTGGGTTGTCGTGAGGTCGTGCGAGGCGCTTGCTGAGGGGTCGGGCGCTGCCCGATGCCCGAGTCGGGTCACATCCCGTGGCTCGACCGGGCCCACCCTGGAGGTGCGCAATGAGCGCCCTGCTTGTCGGGTACGCCCGATGCTCTACTGATCAGCAAGACCTCACCGCTCAGCGTGATGGTCTCCTCGCCCTTGGCGTCGAGTCCGAGCGCATCTACGTCGACCATGGGCTGACGGGTACCAACCGCGAGCGTCCCGGACTGCGTGAGGCTCTGGCTGCGTGCCGCGCGGGCGACACGCTCGTGGTCACCAAGCTCGATCGGCTCGCGCGGTCGCTTCCGGACGCTCGAGCGATCGCCGACGAACTCACTGCGCGGGAAATCAGTCTCAGCCTGGGCGGCTCGGTCTACGACCCGACCGACGCCGTCGGCAAGCTGCTGTTCAACGTCCTCGCGATGGTGGCCGAGTTTGAGTCTGATCTGATCCGGCTGCGCACGGTCGAGGGAATGAAGGTCGCGAAGGCCAAGGGCCGGCTGAAGGGCAAGCAACCGAAGCTCAGCCGCAAGCAGGAAGCGCACCTGGTATCTCTGGTGCACAGCGGCGAGTACAGCACCCTCGAGGTCGCCGAGCTCTTCGGCGTCGGCTGCTCCACGGTCTACCGAGCGATCCAGCGCCAGCGGTTGGCAGCGAAGGCAAGAGTCGCAGACGCATCGGCATGTCGCTGACCTCACCCGACGTCGGCGTCCCGCAACCGACACCCACGCGGGACGCCGACGAGCAAAGCCGTCTGGGAGCCAGCCAGCGGGTGCTGCGTCCCGACAGCCGTTCCAGTAAGGGACGGCCCCAGATCGCCGATGTGCTGCGTGAGTCAAGGCCCGCTCGTGCCTACCCGTCGGTTTGCCGTCGAGGTACGCCCTCTGCCTACCGCCCATCCGGCCTCGACGGTCCCGGCGACGGCGAGCCCGAAG encodes:
- a CDS encoding glutathione-independent formaldehyde dehydrogenase; protein product: MKAVVYQGPKDVAVTDVPDAEIERPTDVLVKITTTNICGSDLHMYEGRTSFEKGRTFGHENMGEVVEIGKGVEKIKVGDRVVLPFNISCGFCKNCERGLTNYCLTTQPDPSAAGAAYGFAEMGPYGGGQAELLRVPFGDHNALRLGEDAQDKENDYVMLSDIFPTGYHATEMAGVIPGDSVVIAGAGPVGLMAALSATIKGAAKVMVVDRHPDRLALAEQIGAIAIDDSKVDPVQAVLDETMGLGADRGCECVGYQAHDPQGNEDPAATLNMLINSVRFTGGIGTVGVFVPEDPGAKGELAKQGKAAIDFGTHWFKGQTMGNGQCPVKKYNRRLRDLIAADKAKPSWIVSHEISLDQAADAYRNFDSRSEGWTKVVIKPGMSNGKKAN
- a CDS encoding type 1 glutamine amidotransferase domain-containing protein — its product is MAADLQGKRVAILAADGVERVELEQPREVLDRAGAQTEVLSIHDGEIKARKNDLDEAGTFTVDGLVADASVGDYDALLLPGGTVNPDQLRVDEGAVSFVRDFVESGKPVAAICHGPWTLIEAGVATGRTLTSFPSIRTDLRNAGANVVDQEVVVDTNLITSRSPEDLPAFSEAIVSQLAGTTIKEEATS
- a CDS encoding putative quinol monooxygenase codes for the protein MSVTKGLLVRFDALPGKEDDVKEFLDSGRALVEDEQATTAWFAIRLGPTSFGIFDVFPDDAGRDAHLSGPVAVALGEQTGTLFSEPTIEKLDVLGSKLHA
- a CDS encoding NAD(P)/FAD-dependent oxidoreductase; amino-acid sequence: MTETDDDVAPTRSPEVAVIGGGIVGLSTAYALREQGVPVRLYEAGLPGTGQSAGESRIFRHAHDDPRLVALARESRGVWDEWAEHFDVELVSSDGVVAIGDSALARLRVLDQVGGVKAREIDAAELAQRMPLLAGYSGPAVLDESGGAIRTRTAITALAGALADAVTTAEVISIDPRADGTVEVRSVTDRAVYSKVVVCAGRETARLARSVGLSLPVRLAAHVRLTFDVKAAAPARVACLQDSSGVFGEVGVYATPLPGNSSYSVGLSETVGVRDDGTFIDPAAIRSLDERAREYVTRALPGLHPEPRDFLHCWVTDLPWSEDGVAVWEAGSVLFVAGHNLFKQAPALGRALARAATGAGLAAELEHGARLGEPRQ
- a CDS encoding recombinase family protein, with protein sequence MSALLVGYARCSTDQQDLTAQRDGLLALGVESERIYVDHGLTGTNRERPGLREALAACRAGDTLVVTKLDRLARSLPDARAIADELTAREISLSLGGSVYDPTDAVGKLLFNVLAMVAEFESDLIRLRTVEGMKVAKAKGRLKGKQPKLSRKQEAHLVSLVHSGEYSTLEVAELFGVGCSTVYRAIQRQRLAAKARVADASACR